The sequence ATTAGACACCGAAACGGGAATAAGGACACCAGCCTGTGCCCCTCCCCGCCTGGAGGGCCCAGCCTGGCAGTTAGCGGGTCGGGGCGCTCAGAGTTCCACCTCTCAGAGCGCTGCGGCCCCGTGTTTGAAGGTTAAACAGCCTGACGGTCACCTCGGAGGTCTGAGCGCTGCCAGGCTCCTCCGTGAGCTGCCCCTGCCCCACGACCGTGGCCTCCTGGACCCCCGGCCGCCTCTCCGCCCCTGCCGAGGCCATGGCTGCGCAGGCTCAGTGCGTCCTCGACAGCTGATTGGGGCAGGTCCCAAGGGGCTGGATGGTGGCCCCGCCCTGACCCCGGAGACCGGCCAGCAAGCGAGGGCAGAGCTGGGAAGAGAAACGGCGACCGCGGAGCCCACTCTCGGCCGAAACTACAAGCCCCAGGACGCTTTGCGCCAGGGTCAGTGGGCCCTGACCCCGGGGACGGAAGCCACGGTTGCCCGGCAACAAGAAGTCCCGTCGGGTGGTAGCGGCTGGCGGCAAGACCTCTCGAGTGAGCCCCTGCCCGAGTGCCGCGGGGAAGAGGCTGCGAGCGGGACCGAGAAGTGGGCTGGGAGCAGAGGTCGCGGAGGCGGCGAGCGAGGCCGGGGCCCGGGCGGAGACCGGCAGGGGCCCAGGAGTGGCGGGCACGCCAGGGTCAGGGTCCCGGGCGAGGGAGGAGGCCCGGGGTTGGCGAAGGGGGCCCGAGGAGGGAGGTAAACAGCCCTGAAGGCCTCGGGGCACCGTTGCTGGGCGGCGCTGGCGGCATGTGCGAGGGCCCGTCCCGCATCTCGGGGCCCATCCCCCCAGACCCGACGCTCTGCCCTGACTACTACCGGCGGCCGGCCTCGGGTGAGTCGGGGGGCTCCGCGGTGGTGCGAGGCTCAGGGGTCGGCCTCGGCTCCACCTCTGAGCCCCGGACTCCGCCCGGCTCCGCGCCACAGCTCAAGGGCGCCTCGAGGGAAACGCGCTGAAACTGGACTTGCTGACCTCGGACCGGGCCCTGGACACCACCGCTCCCCGTGGCCCCTGCATCGGTCCTGGTACCGGAGAGATCCTGGAGCGCGGCCAGCGCGGCGTCGGGGACGTGCTGTTGCAACTCGAGGGGATCTCCCTAGGTCCTGGGGCCTCTCTCAAGAGTAAGTCCCAGGAATGGAAGAAGGGGCAGAGAGGCAGTGCGGGGGGGAAAGAGATCAAAAGCAGCTGCTCTTTCCACCCTGACCTGGGCCCAGGCTTTTCGTctcttgagtctcagtttccccaactatAAGGGGGAGAAATGTGCTACCTTCTCGAAGGAGGTGAACTGAATGAGGTAGTTCCCACGAAGCCCTAGCTCTGCTTTATGCATTTATTACCCATTAAATTTGtttgttgagtgcctactgtgtgccaggccatATAGGTGCTAGAACACAGGGTTGAAGataagcatgagccatcactGAGTCAAGGTGGGACACAAAGAACAAGAGATGAATGTCATGTGTGAGATGATCTATGGTGTACTTCAATGGTGTACTTCACTATAATAATGGAGAAAAtcacctgggcacagtggctcactcctggaatcccagcactttgggaggcccaggcgggcagatcacttgagcccaggagttgaagaccatcctggccaacatggtgaaaccccatctctacaaaaaatacaaaaattagcctggcatggtggagtgtgtctgtaatcccagctactcggcaggctgaggtgggaggatcacttgagccggggaggttgaggctgcagtgagctatgatcatgccactatactccagcctgggtgacagagtgagaccctgtctcaaataataataataataatggagaaAATCATCCTGAAATACTTACATGAGGAAGGGAACACGGTGATGAGGGAGAGTGTGTGTAGGGTCTAAGGTAGTTGGAGAGGTCAGGGAGCTCTTTCTGTAGGAGGCAGGGGGCAGGCCTGTGTGTGAACTAGTGGAAGTTGGCTTGTGTGGGCCCTATGTAGGGCAGAGCCTGGTGGCATCTTTTCCCCAGGGAAGGACCCTAAAGACCATGAGAAGGAGAACCTGAGGCGGATCAGGGAGATTCAGAAGCGCTTCAGAGAACAGGAGCGCAGCCGGGAGCAGGGCCAGCCCAGGCCCCTGAAAGCTCTGTGGCGCTCGCCCAAGTACGACAAGGTGGAGTCCCGGGTCAAGGCTCAGCTCCAGGTACCTGCTTCAGGGAGTCAGAAGTATTACCCATTTTGTTGGCCAACAGACAACTATACCCTGATCTGAGTTCTGGGGAGGAAGGGAAGTCACAGAGGTAACAGAGGACTAAGAGACCCTGGCTCTGCTGCAGGACGAGGCTGGGGGGCTTCTCAGAAGTAGTGATGGCAGGGCTGATCCTGAGGGGCAAGTAGCAATTAGTCAAGGGGACAGCAGAAGAGAACATTCCCAAAAGATGGAACCTCACAGACCACAGGGCATGCAGCAGTGGTGATGCTAGAGTATAGTTCACTGTGAGGAAAGAAGGGCATGAAGTTAGGCCAAGAAGTCAGCTGGACCCACATCAGGGGCCACAAAAGCCACTTTTCAGCCCTTATTTCTGAGGACAGTGGGAAGGGCAGGGGTATGATGGGGGGCTCTGTCTCAGGTAGAGAGCAGCACCATCCTTCAATCCAGGGACTCAGCAGGAGGAGCAGGAGTAAGAGGAAAGGCAAGGTCACACAAATGTGTCGTGGCTGAAGCATCTGTGGGCTTCTCAGGGGGTGGGAGTCTGTCCAGGAAGCAGATGGAAATTCAGGCCTGGATCTCAGGAGTGAGATCTAGGAGTTATTGACGATCAGGTTGAGGACAACGAGACCAAGGAATTGACCACCTGGATTTGAGGACTTGGAGGCCAGCCGTTAGGAGCCTTGTGGGGCTAGAGCCAGGAAGCTTGgctaggaaggaggaaagagagtgGTAGCTGGGCCAGTactgaggtggaaggagagacggtttgttgttttcttaaaaatctgaCATAGTCACACATTTGTGTGCTGATGAGGACAAGTGTCCCTTGAAGAGGGAAGAGGGCccgagggacatggatgaaaaggTCAGAAGGGCCAAGATGGCCAGGGTCTTGCGGCTTGAGCCCCAGACCTCAGCCTGCCTGCTCTCTCTGCTGTGCCCTGTCCTCCAGGAGCCTGGCCCTGCCTTTGGGACACAGCCTGCCCACTTCCTGCGGGCGCACTCCCGCTGCGGCCCTGGCCTCCCACCAACCCATGTACCTAGTCCCCAGCCAACCCCACCAGGTCCCgaagctaaggtgagaggatgtGTGGGGGCTGGATAGTGGTTGGGCAGGGCTCCCGGTGTGTGGGGGGGGTTCGGGGACACAACATAATGCTGTCTGCCCCCACCCACGCTTGCTGTGTCCTGCAGGAGCCAGGCCTGGGGGTGGACTTCATTCGTCACAATGCACGAGCTGCCAAGACAGCCCCCCGGAGGCATTCCCGCTCACTGCAGGTCCTGGCGCAAGTGCTAGAGCAACAGCGGCAAGCCCAGGAGCACTACAATGCCACACAGAAGGGCCATGTGCCGCATTAGTAGGTCTCACTGCCCGACACTCAGGGTGAGGGTCACCTGTGGAGGGTGGGAACCAACCTCTGCCCTGGGGTCATCAACCCTGAGCCTGTGTACCCACAGCTTGTTGGAGCGCAGGGACCTGTGGCGGCGGGAGGCCGAGGCCCACAAGCAGAGCCAGCCGGACCCTGCCATGCCCCCAGGCCACACGCGCATGCCTGAGAACCAGCGGCTGGAAACACTGACCAAGCTGCTCCAGAGTGAGTACCTGGGCAGGGAGGCTGGAGGGGGACCCCACTGGGGACCGGGCACCCCTGCCCAACACTCACTGTTCTCACTGTTCCTGGGCCCCCTGTAGGCCAGAGCCAGCTGCTGCGTGAGCTGGTACTGCTGCCTGCTGGGGCAGACTCACTGAGAGCCCAGAGCCACCGTGCTGAGCTGGACCGGAAGCTGGTGCAGGTAGAGGAGGCCATCAAGATCTTTTCTCGGCCTAAAGTCTTCGTGAAGATGGACGCCTGAGCCCCTCTGGGGGACAGTGACAAGGAGCTCCATGCTGAGGATCGCCACATGGCTGCAAAGGACAGGGTTGGACCCAATCCCAGAGCAGAGGTCTGAAGACAGGAGCAGGGGGGTGGCCAGTGTCCCTAGAGCACTCTTCCCAGCCACCAGTGGCTGCAGAAGGGCCACCCCAGCTTTTTAACCGCTTtgtcaaaattaaacattttgtaCACAGGATTTGTTTCCATAAGAGCTTTTCTTACCCTAAAAATGCCAAGCCTGGTGGCCCTCCTGCTGCTTGATTGCAGGAAGTTCTCCCCATTGTCACTCTTGCCTTAGTCCAGAGCAGAAGGCAAGCTGGTGGGaccagggaggaggctgggacTGGGACACAGAAGGACCATGACTGTATTTGTAGAAAACCTTTAATGTTCCCCAGCCAGAGGGAGCCCTGTGAGCCAGCTAAAAACCCCCACTGTGAAGTCCCTGCCATGTCCCAGCAGTGTGGAGCGGCATGGGGCTGCATTCTGACTGTCAGAGGCTGAAGCCACTACCATCTCCTCGAATGTGACTCCCCCAGCCAGAACTGGCCTGCTCCTGGTCATCCAGGGAGGGCAGAGAGCTGCGGGTACCAGGACGTCGGCAGCCAGGGTGCAGGTCCCAGCACGGGGGCCCCTGAGACAGCCCATTGGAACTGGGAGGCTGGCGGTTCTCAATGACCAGGTCACTGCTGTCATCGTCACTATCAGGCTCAGCAGGCCCAGGCCCTGCACAGGGAGGACCTGTCAAACGCCCAGATGCCCCTCGCACCACGTTATTGCGCTGGTTGGCGGGCTTGACAGTGACAATGAGATTATGGCTGTTGGCAACCATCATGTCCGTCACTTGGTCCAAGGTCTTCCCGGCTACTTCAATGCCATTGACCTCGAGAATTTCATCACTGACTGCCAGCAGCCCTGTACTCTCAGCCAGACCCCCACGTACCAGGCGGGAGATGAAGATTCCTGGAACCCGCTCCAGGCCCTGGGGAGCCACACGCACGCTCATGCCATCTCGGATGTAGAAGCCCAGGGGGCGGTCTGAACCATGCTTGTGCAGCCGCACCCGTCGGTGGGTCTCAGGCAGTAGGTCCACATCTATAACTGAGGAAACCTGGCGGAAATCTTGGGGCAGGCTGATTAGCAAGGGTGGCCGGGTGCGCAGGGGTGCCACTGGCCGCAGCAGGAGCCCTTTCTTGCGCCGCTGCAGAGAGTTGGTGGCAAAAGCCAGGCCACTGGAGTCAGCTTCTGCTGCAGAAGAGGAGGGATATTGAGATCAGAGACCTGCTCCCTGACTTAGGCTCTTTACAGGGGGCACTGTAGCTATTTCCTACCACTTGGAGGTCAAGCCAAGGGCAGGGATTGCAGAGGGTGACACTTGGGTACCCTGGGCATGGACTAACCCTTGTAGACCTGCCCCACAGACACCTTACCCCACAGAGGCTGCCCACTGTACCCCTCCTCACCCCGCTTCTGCACCAGTAGGCGCAGTGGCGGGGGCCCGCTGGCCAGGGCCCGGTGCAGGCTGTCATCGTTGGTGAGGGGCAGCAGGTCTCCGTGAGCATCCGTATAGCCAAGTAGCACGTCCAGGCCCGGGATCTGGTGCACCGCCCGCAGCAACCGCGAGAACTCCTGGAAGCCGCTCACCGAAGCCCGGGGCAGCGCGAAGCGTCGGAACTCGGCGTCAAACTGGAAGtcggggttgggggagaggaggAGTCAGGACAGCCTGCGCCCCTTTCTCACCGCAAGCTGGCAGGGATGGGAAAGATACGGCTGCCGCAAAAGCGGCAGCCTTAAGCCCAGACCTCAGCTCCAGTACCAGGGACGCTGTCCAAGGTCTTCTTACCGCCCTCCAGGTACTCAGGCCACAGAGAGATCTGGAGACCAGCAGTGGAGGAAGGAAGATGGATGGGGGAAGGCGAGCAGAAAAGCAGAATGGGACTTGGAGGATAGAGGGAAGAGGTGGCGGGGACCAAGGAGCtgggaaggggagaaagagggaaTTGGGAGCGCCTAGGGCCGAGGCCGGAGGAGCCCTTACTTTGCTCTTCACCTCAACGATGCTATCGGGACTGCGCGCCGGTGTCCTCTGCGGCCGGGCCATGGCGGGGCCGGGCGGGCCGGGGACGGTGCCCCAGGCGGCCCGCCGAGGCGCAGGTGCACAGCCCGGCCGGCCCGCCCGCGCCGCCCCGCCCCTGGCGGTAGCACACGCCCCGCCTTCCCATCCGGAGCGTGACGTCAGGGGGGCAGCGTCGCAGAGTGGAACGCGGAGTCCACGTTTCCTAGGAAACGGAGCCGTGGGTGGAGAGGAGCCGTCCTCCGCTCTTGCGTCATCACGCTGAGGTCCGCGCGCCCCCGGAGTCTGGGGAGGAGGGCTCGGCCAATCCGAGGGGAGGGCGAAGGAAGTACCATTTATTGGGCGCTGTGTGTGTGCTCTTATTTCCACTGGCCTTACAAGACCATGCATtatgtagatgaggaaactgagtcataaTAAATATGTGCTGAACCGCTCGGGGGTCACACGGTGCTGAAATGGTTTCGAGTCAACTCGCTCGGACGGTACTCGGCCGCAGCCTCCGGCCCTGGAACCCTCTCCAGGGACCGGACCAGCCCTTGTTCTGTTCCCTACCGGTACCACAGGAATCTTGACGAACGGCCCAAATGCCGGGCCGCTGTCAGAGTGACGCCGCGATGAGAGTAAACGGGCCAGCATCTCGTGGACCAGCGGGGTGGACCAGCGGGAGTCTGCACACAGCCTCCCGCGCAGGACGCCCTCGTGCGCAGGCGCGGGGTGCACGTGGGCGGGACCTCCTCCTCCGGCCCCGCCCAGCCGAAGGAGCTTCCTCTTCCGAGGAAAGGCGGGGCCTGGGCGCCCGCGGGAAACCCGGGCCCGTTGCCTCCGCTAGGTGCAGCCGTAGGAATGGCAGGTTCGGGGAGGCTGGTCCTACGGCCCTGGATTCGGGAGCTGATTCTGGGGTCAGAGACACTCTCCAGTCCACGAGCCGGGCAGCTGCTCGAGGTGAGCCCCCACTCAGGGCCCGGAGACCGAGGCGGAGGTCCGGGGTGGTGGGATTGACGCCGCTCGCCGCCGTCAGGTACTACAGGAGGCCGCGGCCGCGGGCCCATCCCACGCCCCTGATACGTCCGACGTCGGCGCCACGCTGCTTGTGTCTGACGGGACCCACAGTGTCCGATGCCTGGTGACGCGGGAGGCCCTGGACACCTCGGACTGGTGAGAGGACCCGCGCGGCTCCGGAGGTCGGAGTCCGGCAGGAGCGCGCGAGGTGGGCGGGCCTTGTGTTCCGGTGGGCCCGGCAGTGAGGGTCCTGCTCGCCGCAGGGAGGAGAAGGAGTTCGGCTTCCGCGGGACAGAGggcaggctgctgctgctgcaggacTGCGGAGTCCATGTCCAGGTCGCTGAGGGCGGCGCGGTGAGTGGTGAGACTGCCTTGGGAGGGTTACCGGGCGTGACTCTTCGTGACGATTCCTGAGACCTCCCCTTCCCCCCGAACTCTTCCAGCCCGCAGAGTTCTATCTCCAGGTGGACCGCTTCAGCCTGCTGCCCACAGAGCAGCCCCGGCTACGGGTGCCTGGTTGGTAAGTAATGCTTCCGCCCTCCAGCAGCTCTCCCCACCCCAGCAGCTCTCCCCACCCCAGCGTCTGGCCGGCGCTGGCAGACGCCTTTGGGGTAGGAGGGCTTGGGCCTTCATTAACtacccttctctttttcttagcaACCAAGACTTAGATGTTCAGAAAAAGCTCTATGACTGCCTTGAGTGAGTCTGGGGTTGGGCTCGGGGGCCACGTGTGGTTTGGTGAGGGGATGGTGTATCTAGGTAGACAGGCCTCAGCATGGTTCCTGAGTCCTGGCCACTCTCTTCCTGTAGGGAGCACCTTTCAGAGTCCACCTCGTCCAATGCAGGTACTGTAGGGCTTGACCAGTGATCCTAACACCCTGTGCAGTGACCTCTCCAGCCTTAACCTTCCGCTTCCTCAATAAGCTCTCTTCCCCCTCACCCTCCCGGTCCTCCCCTTTAAGCCTTGACTCATCCCATGGTCCCCTGTCCCCAGGCCTATCACTGTCCCAGCTTCTGGATGAAATGCGGGAGGACCAGGAGCATCAGGGGGCACTCGTGTGCCTGGCTGAAAGCTGCCTGACACTGGAGGGCCCTTGCACAGCACCCCTCGTCACCCACTGGGCTGCCTCACGATGCAAGGCCACGGTCAGTCTGGGGATTTTCTTGGGAGATGTCAGGGTGAGGAGTTGGGCAAGGGTCATGTCCCACAGGACATGAGAGTAAACGGGCCTGTCCTACAGAGTTCATGTCCCACAGGGAGAAGCTGTGTACACTGTCCCCAGCTCAATGCTGTGCATCTCTGAGAATGACCAGCTAATTCTGAGCTCTCTAGGCCCCTGTCAGAGGACACAGGGTAAGGGGGACTGGAGAGGTTGGGGGGATACCTGGGGCCCAGGTCCACAGTGCTGATAAGACTTCCTGAACCCCCCAGGCCCTGAGCTGCCCCCACCAGACCCGGCTCTGCAGGACCTATCTCTGACTCTCATagcctctcctccttcctcaccCAGTTCCTCAGGTGAGGTGATGCATAGGTCACAGGCACTCACTGCTGTCTGTCAGTCAGGTTCCCGGGCTGCACAGGATGCTGTGAAAGGTGCACGGCGGGCGGGGGATGAACACGGTCCCTGCAGTCCTGTCTGAGCTCGCAGGCCACTCAGCTGCCCTGAGCGGAGAGGGCTGTGCCTACAGTAAGTCCCCTCCTCCTCAGGAACCCCGGCCTTACCCGGCCACATGTCATCCGAGGAAAGTGGTACCAGCATCAGCCTTCTGCCTGCCCTGTCCTTGGCTGCTCCAGACCCAGGGCAGAGGAGCAGCTCCCAGCCCCCACCAGCCATCTGCTCAGCCCCTGCCCCTCTGACCCCCAGGTCCCCACACCCCAGTCGTACCCCCAGCTCCCCACTCCAGAGCTGCACTCCCAGTCTCTCACCCCGTAGCCATGTCCCCAGTCCACACCAGGCTCTTGTGACCAGGCCCCAGAAACCTAGCCTGGAGTTCAAGGAGTTTGTAGGGTTGCCCTGCAAGAATCGGCTGCCTTTTCCCAGGACCAGAGCTACCAAGGGAGCCCAGGAGCCCTGCTCTGTCTGGGTGAGCATAGCCCCTCTACAGCTGGAGGGTAGAACGAGGAAAGCCTGAGGTAGAGCTGGGAGGGAGCATGGGTAGACTTGGATGGGGTTGGGGTCCTTGTTAGCTCTTCCCCAGACACCATACCCCTTTCAGGAACCCCCAAAGAAGCATCGTGATGGTTCTGCCTTCCAGTATGAGTATGAGCCACCCTGCACGTCCCTCTGTGCTCGGGTCCAAGCTGCCAGGTGAGTGCCTGGGTCTGCCCCCACTCTTGGTCACTAGTCCCAGGCTCCATTGACCTGCAGCCATGGTTTCTTTCCAGGCTTCCTCCCCAGCTCATGGCCTGGGCCTTGCACTTTCTGATGGATCCACAGCCAGAGTCTGAGCCAACTCCAATGTGAGAGGTCAGACAGGACAGATACCGTTCCACACTCTGCTTCCTTTgagttttttaataaaataatctcatGCGGCAGGAGAGGAGAGGATCAGGGATTGGGGCCGCCGCCTCTTTGGTCTGTGGCTGGGGAGGGTGGGCTCCGCTCAGGGCTGGAGGGCTCTGTGGGCTGTGGGGGCAGAGGCTCGGTTCCAAGGCCAGATCctgtgaggggagggagggagagagaggaagggtcaGGGCTGGGCTAAGCAGTCCTGCCACCCTCCCAGCTGGCCTGGACCCCCTCTTACCTAGGCTTGGGGATGGAGGTGCCTCGAGTTTTGGCCTGCGTTTGAGGACGGGGGAGCGCTGCAGCCGCAGGGGCCGTTCTAAGGGACACAGAAAGGCTTGGGGTGGGTTGCTAAGGCTTGGGGTCTGTCAATCCCCTGCCCCTCTTCCACCTCCAGTGCATGTaagcatgcactcacacacactgcTGCCTTCAGAGCATCCCCCATCCCTGCGTCTTCACCCCTGGCAGAGGCTGCTCTTCGGGAAGTGGAGCCAGTGCTAGTTGGAAGGGCTTGTCAAACCCTTGCACGTGGTCTTCTGGCTCCCTGATTTCTTGAGCCCTCACACACTGGTGGCTCCCTCCAAGGACCAAAGCCATGAAGAGAGCCCCAGAAGCCCACCCTCCCACATCTCCTGCATTCAAGCATACGTGGAGGTGTCTCCCCTCACCAGCAGGGGCCTGGAGCTGGTCCTCATGCACAGACACTGCTCGCCGCCCTGCCGAGAGaggcctcagcctcagctggcCATCTGAGGGAGGCCAGGGAATCGGGTATTCCAACAGCTGCCCCCACTCCAGcccttgcctcccaccctcaGGGTCCTTAGAGGAGCTGAGTTCCCAGCAGGAACTCCTCCAGCCCCGAGGCCAGGATTGGGGTGGGGAATCAGGTGCCTGCCTACCTTCATTCCTGGGGCCCAAGCAAGGGtcctctgggaggcccaggctgtcTGGTGAGGGGCTGGTTCTGCAGGGACTTGGGCTTTGACCAGGGGAGGGAGGGCCTGGACCATCCTGTTGGCCCCAACCACGGCTCCTGAGCTCTGCATTCAACTGCTGCCCCAGTGTCTTCCAGGTGGCAGACTCGGGCCcctggtttcctgggccaggtctGCAGGAGGGGTCTGCGGGGAGAAGGGTGTCAGCCAAGACCTGGTCAGGCCTTGGAGATAGGTCTGAACAACGGTCTGACCCAACTCCTGCCTGTCCCTGCTCCCCCTACCAACACACACAGTGGCCCTCACTCACCAGCAGACACAGAGTGGGTGCGGGACTTGATCGAGATGGGAGGGGCCTCCGTGGAACTGTCCATAATGTCACCTGCAAGGCGGAGCTGGGGACTCAGGTACCAGAC comes from Symphalangus syndactylus isolate Jambi chromosome 11, NHGRI_mSymSyn1-v2.1_pri, whole genome shotgun sequence and encodes:
- the ACD gene encoding adrenocortical dysplasia protein homolog isoform X4 — encoded protein: MAGSGRLVLRPWIRELILGSETLSSPRAGQLLEEAAAAGPSHAPDTSDVGATLLVSDGTHSVRCLVTREALDTSDWEEKEFGFRGTEGRLLLLQDCGVHVQVAEGGAPAEFYLQVDRFSLLPTEQPRLRVPGCNQDLDVQKKLYDCLEEHLSESTSSNAGLSLSQLLDEMREDQEHQGALVCLAESCLTLEGPCTAPLVTHWAASRCKATGEAVYTVPSSMLCISENDQLILSSLGPCQRTQGTPALPGHMSSEESGTSISLLPALSLAAPDPGQRSSSQPPPAICSAPAPLTPRSPHPSRTPSSPLQSCTPSLSPRSHVPSPHQALVTRPQKPSLEFKEFVGLPCKNRLPFPRTRATKGAQEPCSVWEPPKKHRDGSAFQYEYEPPCTSLCARVQAARLPPQLMAWALHFLMDPQPESEPTPM
- the ACD gene encoding adrenocortical dysplasia protein homolog isoform X2; translated protein: MAGSGRLVLRPWIRELILGSETLSSPRAGQLLEVLQEAAAAGPSHAPDTSDVGATLLVSDGTHSVRCLVTREALDTSDWEEKEFGFRGTEGRLLLLQDCGVHVQVAEGGAPAEFYLQVDRFSLLPTEQPRLRVPGCNQDLDVQKKLYDCLEEHLSESTSSNAGLSLSQLLDEMREDQEHQGALVCLAESCLTLEGPCTAPLVTHWAASRCKATGEAVYTVPSSMLCISENDQLILSSLGPCQRTQGPELPPPDPALQDLSLTLIASPPSSPSSSGTPALPGHMSSEESGTSISLLPALSLAAPDPGQRSSSQPPPAICSAPAPLTPRSPHPSRTPSSPLQSCTPSLSPRSHVPSPHQALVTRPQKPSLEFKEFVGLPCKNRLPFPRTRATKGAQEPCSVWEPPKKHRDGSAFQYEYEPPCTSLCARVQAARLPPQLMAWALHFLMDPQPESEPTPM
- the ACD gene encoding adrenocortical dysplasia protein homolog isoform X1, with product MAGSGRLVLRPWIRELILGSETLSSPRAGQLLEEAAAAGPSHAPDTSDVGATLLVSDGTHSVRCLVTREALDTSDWEEKEFGFRGTEGRLLLLQDCGVHVQVAEGGAPAEFYLQVDRFSLLPTEQPRLRVPGCNQDLDVQKKLYDCLEEHLSESTSSNAGLSLSQLLDEMREDQEHQGALVCLAESCLTLEGPCTAPLVTHWAASRCKATGEAVYTVPSSMLCISENDQLILSSLGPCQRTQGPELPPPDPALQDLSLTLIASPPSSPSSSGTPALPGHMSSEESGTSISLLPALSLAAPDPGQRSSSQPPPAICSAPAPLTPRSPHPSRTPSSPLQSCTPSLSPRSHVPSPHQALVTRPQKPSLEFKEFVGLPCKNRLPFPRTRATKGAQEPCSVWEPPKKHRDGSAFQYEYEPPCTSLCARVQAARLPPQLMAWALHFLMDPQPESEPTPM
- the ACD gene encoding adrenocortical dysplasia protein homolog isoform X3: MAGSGRLVLRPWIRELILGSETLSSPRAGQLLEVLQEAAAAGPSHAPDTSDVGATLLVSDGTHSVRCLVTREALDTSDWEEKEFGFRGTEGRLLLLQDCGVHVQVAEGGAPAEFYLQVDRFSLLPTEQPRLRVPGCNQDLDVQKKLYDCLEEHLSESTSSNAGLSLSQLLDEMREDQEHQGALVCLAESCLTLEGPCTAPLVTHWAASRCKATGEAVYTVPSSMLCISENDQLILSSLGPCQRTQGTPALPGHMSSEESGTSISLLPALSLAAPDPGQRSSSQPPPAICSAPAPLTPRSPHPSRTPSSPLQSCTPSLSPRSHVPSPHQALVTRPQKPSLEFKEFVGLPCKNRLPFPRTRATKGAQEPCSVWEPPKKHRDGSAFQYEYEPPCTSLCARVQAARLPPQLMAWALHFLMDPQPESEPTPM